The sequence below is a genomic window from Pleurocapsa sp. PCC 7327.
GGTTGGGACTGACATGACTGAAACTCCGCAATTACTCTTAGAAAACAACAGGGTTAGGAGATTTTTAGTTATGTTTTCAGCTAGCAAAGAATCAGTCACTATCCGCAATTATATCCTCGCTCTGGCTTCCGCCGCCATGATGGGCATACTCGTTAGCGAACTTTACAACCAACCGGACAGAATCGCACAACAAGGGAGATTGGACAACTACTCTCGTTTTATCGGCGTTGGTCTAGTTTCCCAAGCTCAAAAAGCTATTTATCGCTAAAATACACCAATCGCTCCTGATTTTGAAGAGACATTGCGCGCCACGACGATAAAGTGCTGAAATGCTAAAGTATAAGTAATGTAAATTTTTTTCATATACAGCCGAGCATCAATGCGTGTAATTCTCATGACTGGTAAGGGGGGGGTAGGCAAAACTTCTGTTGCTGCTGCTACCGGACTCCGTTGCGCTGAATTAGAATATAAAACTCTCGTACTGAGTACCGACCCTGCCCATTCCCTTGCCGACAGTTTTGACCTAGAATTGGGACACGAGCCGCGACAAGTGCGTCCCAATCTCTGGGGAGCCGAACTGGACGCGCTGATGGAACTTGAAGGCAATTGGGGATCGGTTAAGCGCTACATTACTCAAGTTTTGCAGGCGCGGGGACTCGAAGGCGTTCAAGCTGAAGAATTGGCAATTTTACCGGGGATGGATGAAATCTTCGGTTTAGTTCGTATGAAACGCCACTATGACGAAGGCGCATATGATGTTTTGATTATCGATTCCGCGCCTACGGGAACAGCTTTGCGACTCCTGAGTCTTCCCGAAGTCGGCGGTTGGTACATGAGAAAGTTTTACAAACCGTTACAAGGGATGTCGGCAGCTCTACGACCTATAGTAGAACCTATCTTCAGACCGATCGCGGGTTTTTCTTTACCCGACAAGGAGGTCATGGATGCTCCTTACGAATTCTACGAGAAGATCGAAGCCCTAGAAAAGATTTTAACCGATAATACTCAAACTTCGGTGCGCTTGGTGACTAACCCTGAAAAGATGGTCATCAAGGAATCCTTGCGAGCGCATTCTTATTTGAGTTTGTATAATGTCTCTACCGATCTCGTCATTGCCAATCGGATTATTCCTGAGACTGTTACCGATCCTTTTTTCCAACACTGGAAAGACAATCAGAAGCTATACAAACAGGAAATTTACGAGAATTTTCATCCCCTACCCGTTAAAGAAGTTCCGCTTTTCTCCGAAGAGATGTGCGGTTTAGCTGCGCTAGAACGTCTCAAAGAGACTCTCTACCCAGAGGAAGACCCAGCTCAGGTATATTACAAAGAAAACACGATTCGAGTTTTGCAAGAAGATCGTAACTATAGCTTAGAACTCTATTTACCTGGCGTTCCTAAGGAACAAATCCAGTTAAATAAAACGGGCGACGAATTAAATATTAGAATTGGGAATCATCGACGCAACTTGGTTTTGCCGCAAGCATTAGCTGCCCTCAAACCAGCAGGCGCCAAGATAGAAGAGGATTATCTCAAAATTCGCTTTACCGATGCGATTGAGGTATAGTTTTCGCGGATAAATGCTTAATATGAAAGTGCGATCGCGTCTGTTTAAACGACTACAGATCCTAAAATTTCAAAATATTAAGCAGTGAATTTTAACGTATTACTCAATTGAGGCGCTTGTTCTCGCTCAAAAATAGATTAAATTGGGGATCGACGAAGATCGCTTATTTCTTGTCTCTATCTTAAGACAGATTTATTGCTTTGCTATCTACCCAAAATCACCCCCAATCGCAACAAGTCGATACAAACAACCTAACTTTCCCCAATTAATGTGAATTTATTTTAAAAGGCGATTCTCATCTTCTTAAGCTTACCTATACTTATCTTTAATATTTTCTTCCTTTATGGAAGATTGGTGGTTTGCTCTGGAGACAAAAAAATGGAATTAGCTCAAAAACAAAGTTGGGAAAAAAGCTATATATTCACCCTAGCCAAAAGCTTTTTAATCTGGAGTTTCACGCTGACGGTTTGCTTGCTCGTTGTCGGATTTCCTGTCGTTGTATTAATGGCTACCGTTGGTGCTTTTTTATCAATTATCTTGCAATCCCTCTTGCCCGTTAGTGCAGTTTTGCTAGTAGCGGGCGGCATAGTCGGCGCACACGCTCTAGGGATATTTATAGGAGCTGCAATTCTGACTGCTAATGGCATTCATCCAACCGAAGTCAGTTGGCTTACATGGCTGCACGGCGAAGCAAGCCCTTCGCATACTTCCGTATATGCATCCTGTCCGCTTACCTGCGGTCTGACTCAGTAAAAATTAACACAATTGACTCAGAAAATTAATAAAATCAAGCTAGTGCAGCCCGGTTGCGACCGGGTTTTTTCATAACAATTTTTCCAGTAATTTTAATAATTATCTGTAACATAGACAAGGAGAACTCGAATCCGCAATCGAATGAACCCATCAACCCTTTCAATTTGCATCGTGCTGGGCACTCGTCCCGAAGCCATTAAACTTGCCCCAGTCATCCAACAGTTTCAAAAATTACCGGAGTTTCGGACTCATGTAGTGTTGACGGGACAGCATCGAGAAATGGTTGACCAAGTTATGCAACTATTCGAGTTGCAAGCTGATGAAGACTTAAAAATCATGCAACCCAAGCAAAGTCTGACAGAAATCACCTGTCGCAGTTTGCAGGGATTAGAGAAAGCATTTCAGCAAATCTCTCCCCAACTTGTTATCGTTCAAGGCGATACGACTACGGCTTTTGCGGCAGCTTTGGCGGCGTTTTATCAAAAGATTCCCGTCGGTCATGTAGAGGCGGGGTTACGCACCGACAATATTTATAATCCCTATCCAGAAGAAATCAATCGCCGCCTCATTTCCCAACTGACGCAACTTCATTTTGCGCCTACCAAACGGGCTTTTGAGAATGTCCAGCGTTCCGGCGTAACAGGAGAAGTTTATCACACGGGCAATACAGTTATCGATGCTTTACTAACGGTTGCCCACCGCAACCCTGAATGTCCCGTTCCTGGATTGAAATGGGAAAAATATCGCGTTTTGTTGGCAACCGTGCATCGGCGAGAAAACTGGGGAGAGCCACTAAAAGATATTATTGAAGGATTTCGCCTGATTTTAGATAAATTTTCCGATATAGCTTTGCTTTTACCCCTCCATCGCAATCCTACCGTTCGAGAACCCATTCAAAATGCTTTAGGAAACCATCCTAGAGTCTTTTTAACAGAACCTCTAGATTATGCCCAACTGGTAGGAGCCATTCAACGGTGCTACTTACTGCTGACGGATTCTGGCGGCATACAGGAAGAAGCCCCTAGTTTGGGAAAACCCGTATTGGTATTGCGAGAAACTACCGAACGACCGGAAGCGGTTGAAGCGGGAACGGCTAAACTGATAGGAACTCGACCGTCCGATATTGCTGCGGCTGCTAGTCAGTTATTGAGCGATTTTGAGGCTTATCAAAAGATGGCGAATGCGATTAACCCCTTTGGCGATGGGAAAGCCTCTCAGAGAATTGTGAAAATTGTTAAAGATTATTTAATGTAACCACAAATAACTGTACGGGCGTACAGCCGTGCGCCCCTACCAATTATGGCTAAACTCGAATTACACAATTTACGCAAACAGTATGCAGATAATATTGTCCCCGTTAAAGATATAAGTTTTGAGGTGGAAGATGGAGAGTTTCTCACTTTATTGGGACCGTCTGGATGTGGCAAGTCAACTTTACTGAGGTTGATTGCGGGTTTAGAACAACCGACTCAAGGAAGAGTCGTTATTGGCGGTAAGACAGTTAATAGGATAGCACCAGGCGATCGCAATGTTGCGATGGTTTTCCAAAGTTACGCCCTCTACCCCCATATGAGTGTTGGGGAAAATATCTCTGCTGCCCTAAAACTTCGTAGGGTTCCTCGAACAGAAATTCAGGTTCGACTCGAATCGGTCGCCAAAAAGCTGGGATTGCAAGAATTGCTTTATCGCAAACCCAGCCAGCTATCTGGCGGACAGAGACAGCGGGTAGCCCTGGCCAGGGCATTGGTTCGCGAACCAGACGTGTTTTTATTAGACGAACCGTTAAGCAATTTAGATGCGCTTTTGCGCGAACAAGTTCGCTCAGAACTCAAGCAAATTTTCAAAGATCAGCAAAAACCCGTCGTCTACGTGACTCACGACCAAACCGAAGCTATGACCTTATCCAATCAGGTGGCTGTTCTCTATGACGGTCTGCTGCAACAGCTAGACACCCCTCATCAAATTTATGCCCATCCAGCCAATCAGTTTGTTGCGGGTTTTGTGGGCAGTCCGCAGATGAATTTACTGGAACTTTTCTGTGAGGGAAATACAGCCATCCTGGGCGATTTTAGAATTGTCTTACCAGCTCTCCCAACCATGCCCGCACAAATCGTTATGGGCATTCGTCCCGAAGACATTCGCCTCAACCCAGTCGAAGATTCCCAAACTATAGAAGGTCGAGTTTATCTAGTCGAAGCGTTAGGTAAAGAAAAGTTAATTAGCGTGCGCGTGAAGGGGTCAGATTTGACGGTACGTACTTTACTTCCTATCGACCAAAACTGGGAGGGAGAGACGGTTAGACTTACCTTGCCAAACCAACTGATTCACTGGTTTAGTTTTAATGGTAATCTACCCCTCCACCAACGCGATCGCTTGAACTGATACCTAGAATAGTTCCTAGTTTAGCGTTCAAACCTAACCTTACTCGACGGTATGTCCGACTGCTTGAATTATTTGCCTAACCGATTCTTCAGATGCCTCGGTTTCAACGGAGACAGTTTTGTTTTCAACGTCAACTTTGACTTTTGCATCTGATTCGTGCGTTTTAATGGCTTCAGTAATGATTTTTGCACAAGCTTCGCAGGCGATACTTGGCACTTTCAGTTCAATAGTCATCGTTAATTAAATGTTGTACGAGGAACTACCTACCATTTTAAAACAGCCGCCTCAACTCCTCGATCGCGTCGAATTTTTCCATCTTTTTCAAACCACTCAATTATCTGTTTGTGAGTCAGTTCTTCTATGGGAATGCCTCTATCTTCGGCAATAATTTTCAATAGTCTTAAGGAAGAAATTGTCAATCGGGTCAAAAATTTTTCCGGCGAAGATAATAAAGCCGCATCAACATCGGCTGACTCTTCGAGGGTTAAAAATTGAGGATTTGTCATTTGTCCTTGGTCATTGGTCATTCGATTTTAAATTTTGCTTGAATTAAGTAGCCGCAATTATGTTCGCCATTGTTAATCCAGTGCGTGCGTTCTACCGTACAATCGGGCAAGACAGCGGAGAACATTTCTAATTCGTGTCCGCAAACGCTGGGAAAAGATTCGGCAACTTCAGAGATAGCGCAATGGTGTTCTGCTAGAATGTACTTCTCTGGAATCCCCTTTTTAGAATTATCATTCTCTACCAAAAGTAATTCTGCCATGTAGCCCTCTTTCTGACGGAGTTGGACTAATTTAGTTACCCGTTCTCTGAGCGTTCCATTGCCTACTCTTTGTCGGTATTCCTCGGCTTTACGTTCCCACTGCTTGCGCAGAACTTCGCCGACTTGTTTTTCTCCGACCGTTTCTACCAGGGTGTCTAAAAAAGATACGGCAAATTCGCTGTATCCTTGAGGAAAGCGATCGCGTCCTTTTTTGCTCAAACGGTAGATGTATTGGGGACGACCCATGCCAACTTGAATGGCATGATGTTCGATTAGTTCCTCGGTTTCTAAATCCTTGAGATGGCGGCGAATGGCTTGGGGACTTATATCTAGGTTGTCAGCTAAAGCCTGGGCAGTAGCTTGACCGTTTCTGAGTAAATATTGAAGAATATCTTGTTTGGTGGAAGGGGGCTGAGTAATCGTCATCTTCCTATATTGGGAAATGCCGCGCGATCGTGAATAGTGTTCGCTGGTCACTCTTGAGCCGATCCTGAAAAAAATTGATTCGACTTTGACAACAACACTATTGTTAATCTATTCTAGAATAA
It includes:
- a CDS encoding TRC40/GET3/ArsA family transport-energizing ATPase — translated: MRVILMTGKGGVGKTSVAAATGLRCAELEYKTLVLSTDPAHSLADSFDLELGHEPRQVRPNLWGAELDALMELEGNWGSVKRYITQVLQARGLEGVQAEELAILPGMDEIFGLVRMKRHYDEGAYDVLIIDSAPTGTALRLLSLPEVGGWYMRKFYKPLQGMSAALRPIVEPIFRPIAGFSLPDKEVMDAPYEFYEKIEALEKILTDNTQTSVRLVTNPEKMVIKESLRAHSYLSLYNVSTDLVIANRIIPETVTDPFFQHWKDNQKLYKQEIYENFHPLPVKEVPLFSEEMCGLAALERLKETLYPEEDPAQVYYKENTIRVLQEDRNYSLELYLPGVPKEQIQLNKTGDELNIRIGNHRRNLVLPQALAALKPAGAKIEEDYLKIRFTDAIEV
- the wecB gene encoding non-hydrolyzing UDP-N-acetylglucosamine 2-epimerase, translating into MNPSTLSICIVLGTRPEAIKLAPVIQQFQKLPEFRTHVVLTGQHREMVDQVMQLFELQADEDLKIMQPKQSLTEITCRSLQGLEKAFQQISPQLVIVQGDTTTAFAAALAAFYQKIPVGHVEAGLRTDNIYNPYPEEINRRLISQLTQLHFAPTKRAFENVQRSGVTGEVYHTGNTVIDALLTVAHRNPECPVPGLKWEKYRVLLATVHRRENWGEPLKDIIEGFRLILDKFSDIALLLPLHRNPTVREPIQNALGNHPRVFLTEPLDYAQLVGAIQRCYLLLTDSGGIQEEAPSLGKPVLVLRETTERPEAVEAGTAKLIGTRPSDIAAAASQLLSDFEAYQKMANAINPFGDGKASQRIVKIVKDYLM
- a CDS encoding ABC transporter ATP-binding protein, which encodes MAKLELHNLRKQYADNIVPVKDISFEVEDGEFLTLLGPSGCGKSTLLRLIAGLEQPTQGRVVIGGKTVNRIAPGDRNVAMVFQSYALYPHMSVGENISAALKLRRVPRTEIQVRLESVAKKLGLQELLYRKPSQLSGGQRQRVALARALVREPDVFLLDEPLSNLDALLREQVRSELKQIFKDQQKPVVYVTHDQTEAMTLSNQVAVLYDGLLQQLDTPHQIYAHPANQFVAGFVGSPQMNLLELFCEGNTAILGDFRIVLPALPTMPAQIVMGIRPEDIRLNPVEDSQTIEGRVYLVEALGKEKLISVRVKGSDLTVRTLLPIDQNWEGETVRLTLPNQLIHWFSFNGNLPLHQRDRLN
- a CDS encoding heavy-metal-associated domain-containing protein yields the protein MTIELKVPSIACEACAKIITEAIKTHESDAKVKVDVENKTVSVETEASEESVRQIIQAVGHTVE
- the sufR gene encoding iron-sulfur cluster biosynthesis transcriptional regulator SufR, translated to MTITQPPSTKQDILQYLLRNGQATAQALADNLDISPQAIRRHLKDLETEELIEHHAIQVGMGRPQYIYRLSKKGRDRFPQGYSEFAVSFLDTLVETVGEKQVGEVLRKQWERKAEEYRQRVGNGTLRERVTKLVQLRQKEGYMAELLLVENDNSKKGIPEKYILAEHHCAISEVAESFPSVCGHELEMFSAVLPDCTVERTHWINNGEHNCGYLIQAKFKIE